A genomic window from Camelus ferus isolate YT-003-E chromosome X, BCGSAC_Cfer_1.0, whole genome shotgun sequence includes:
- the LOC102520806 gene encoding LOW QUALITY PROTEIN: ferritin heavy chain-like (The sequence of the model RefSeq protein was modified relative to this genomic sequence to represent the inferred CDS: inserted 1 base in 1 codon), translated as MTPAGPSQGRQNYHPDCQAATNSPVTLELHASYVCLAMAFYLDRDDVALKHLASFLLRRSRHLGERAESLMRLQNQRGGRLCFHDIREPDXDAWESGLRSMQCTLRLEKRVNQSLLHLHQLASDKSDAHLCHFLQSHCLNQQVEFIKELGDHITTLHKMGTPEVGMAEYLFDKLTLGDSDKKN; from the exons ATGACGCCCGCGGGGCCCTCGCAGGGGCGCCAGAACTACCACCCCGACTGCCAGGCCGCCACCAACAGCCCCGTCACCCTGGAGCTCCACGCCTCCTACGTGTGCCTGGCCATGGCCTTCTACCTCGACCGCGACGACGTGGCCTTGAAGCACTTGGCCAGCTTCCTCCTACGGCGCTCGCGGCACCTGGGGGAACGGGCCGAGAGCCTGATGCGCCTGCAGAACCAGCGCGGGGGCCGCCTCTGCTTCCACGACATCAGGGAGCCAG GCGATGCCTGGGAGAGCGGCCTCCGGTCCATGCAGTGCACCTTGCGCCTAGAGAAGCGCGTCAACCAGAGCCTGCTCCACCTGCACCAGCTGGCCAGCGACAAGAGCGACGCCCACCTGTGCCACTTCCTGCAGAGCCACTGCCTGAACCAGCAGGTCGAGTTCATCAAGGAGCTGGGGGACCACATCACCACCCTGCACAAGATGGGGACCCCGGAAGTCGGCATGGCGGAGTACCTCTTCGACAAGCTCACCCTGGGCGACAGCGACAAGAAGAACTGA